The Bifidobacterium bifidum ATCC 29521 = JCM 1255 = DSM 20456 region TCCGTCGTTGGTTCCCAGCGTGCCGCGCGTCACGTCGAGGCCGGCTTGGCGGTCGTGGGTGACGTCGTTCAGTGATGCGGCGATGAGTGCGACTTCGTCGTCCAATGCGCCGATGATGGCGATGGTGGTCATGGGAATCCTTTCCGTGTGGTTGTTCGTGAAGAGTGATGGACGCCGTTTCAGCGCCAGCGCCGGGCGGACACCGCGTCGGCGAGCTCGTGCAGCAGCCGTTCCGTCTCGTCCCAGCCGATGCAGCGGTCGGTGATCGACTTGCCGTAGACCAGTTGGTCGAGCGGGGCCGCCGGCTGGTTGCCGCTTTCGATGAAGCTTTCCATCATGATGCCGGTGATGCCTTCCTCGCCATCGGCTATGCGCCGGGCGATGTCTCGCACGACCTCTGCCTGCCGGTGCTCGTCCTTGCCGGAGTTGCCGTGCGAGCAGTCGATGATGAGCCCGTGGGTGGCGGCAGATTCTGCCGGCATCATCGCGCGCACGTCGTCCATCGCACGGCGCACGGATGCGGTGTCGTAGTTCGGCCCGTGGATCGAGCCGCGCAGCACCACGTGGCAGTCCGGGTTGCCGAGCGTCTCCACCGCGCAGGCCCGGCCCATGTGGTCGATGCCGAAGAACGTGTGCTGCTGCGCGGAGGCGTAGCAGCCGTTGACGGCGGCCTTGACGGACCCGTCGGTCGCGTTCTTGAATCCGATCGGCATCGACATGCCGCTGGCGAGCTGGCGGTGGACCTGCGATTCGGTGTTGCGGGCGCCGATCGCGCCCCAGCTGACCGCGTCGGAGATGAACTGGGGGCTGGTGGGCTCCAGGAATTCCGTGGCGGCGGCGAGTCCTTCGCCCAGCACGCCGATCAGCGTCTTGCGCGCGAGCAGCAGGCCCTTGCGGATGTTGTGGCTGCCGTCGATGTCGGGGTCGTTGATCAGCCCCTTCCAGCCAACCGTCGTTCGCGGCTTCTCGAAGTACACGCGCATCACGATGAGCAGTTCGCCTTCGGTCTCCTTCATCACCTTCGACAGCCGGTGCGCGTAGTCGAGCGCGGCGTTCGGGTCGTGCACCGAGCAGGGGCCGACGATGACGAGCAGACGGTCGTCCTGCCCATACAGGCAGGCGCGTATCTCGTCGCGCGAGTAGGCGACGATCTCCTGCGCGGCGGAGTCAAGAGGCAGTTCCGCCAACACCTGGGCCGGGGTGGGCAGCGGTTCGAGCTCCAGCACACGGCGGTTGATGATACGGCTGACGCCCACCTGATCCTCCCAGCGCGGCACGCCCGTGGCGAGCAGCGGGTTCTTGCCCTCGTCCATGGCCTGCCGGATGGCCCGCAGCTCCTCCGGCGTGTTCAGCGGCTTCGGGCCGGCGTGACGCGGCGTGCCCTGCGGCGTACGCTCTCCCATGTTCTGCTGCTGCATGACGTGATGTCTCCTTGCCTTGTTCTCTCCCCCAAGGATAAGGCACGGCCCTGTACTTGGCCATACACGGGCCGCGCCAGCCCGTATCCGCCGCGCATGACGAACGTCCCCATGCCCCGCGTCGAACGGGCACGGGGACATTACGATGTTCTGGAGCGCTGCCGTCTCGCCGGCCGCGGCGTCCTTGTAGTCGCCGGCCGCGATCGCGACCACCGGCAACACCGCCAGGATCGTCTTCCAGGGAGTTTTGCGCCCTGAGTGCCGTGCCGATTCCGCCATCACGCGCCCTCCTTCACCGACGCGAACAACGTCACGCCTTCGCCCACAGTTGCCGTGCATTCATCATGATGAGCCATGCCCTTTCAGTCTTCTTTGACTTGCGCCACGCTGCGGTCGCGCACTAATACCCCCCTGCCCGCGCTGGCACCTATGCCAACACGCGCCGGTATCCGCGGTGTTTCTTGAAGGAGAGGAACCACCGCTTGAACTCTTATGCGAGCCTAACATGAAACGGGAAAAAAACGGGGGCACTTGATTTATACAAGAGTTGTTGTACAATATTTCTTGTCAATTGGATATCGCTTCATAACATGAGCGCAGCATCACACGCGACAGGTGTCATGAGGCACGGAAGGAACGGACATGGCACAGGCTTCCGACACGGCGCAACCGCAGACGCCGCCCCGCCGCGACAACCCCGCGACAGTCACCGACACGAACCGCCTGAAGGCGCTGTCGCACCCCACACGACTGCGCATACTGACCGTGATGAGCGACACCGAACCCGTCACGGTCGGCCAGATCGCCGAACAGCTCGGAGAATCGGCCGGAACGGTCAGCTATCACCTGAAACAGCTCGAAAAGGCCGGATTCGTCACGCAAACGCCATCACCCGACGGAGACAACCGCAGAAGCTGCTGGCTGGCCGCCCAACGCAGACTGGAAATCAACGCGGACGCGGCCGTCGATTCGGCAATGGCGACGACAATGGATCAGGTCAGCTCCACGCTTCGGCAAGAGGCATGGCAGCGATACAGGTCGGCCTCTGACAACCTGCCCAAACAGTGGACGGACCCAACGGTGACGAGCAGCAGCGTGCTGCGGCTGACAAGCGAGGAATACGCGCGCATGTCACAGGAGTTGCGCGAGCTCTTCAACACATGGACATCACGCGACCTCGCACACGAGGAAGGGGACGGCTCGCAACCCGTCATGCTCAACATCGACGCCTTCAGATGGCTGCCATAACGGCGGCCTGACATACCCTCTCACCCCACGCCCTGCGCCCACAATGCAATGGGCGAGCGCAAGCATACGCAATTTCACCCCTCGACGCACAACACCCCTCAACTTATTCAAAGGAAACATCATGCCCGAATCATCGCAGGCGCAAACCGCGCCACACCGCGAACGCACTTCCCCGCAACGCAGTGAATCGCTGTGGGGCA contains the following coding sequences:
- a CDS encoding 3-deoxy-7-phosphoheptulonate synthase — protein: MQQQNMGERTPQGTPRHAGPKPLNTPEELRAIRQAMDEGKNPLLATGVPRWEDQVGVSRIINRRVLELEPLPTPAQVLAELPLDSAAQEIVAYSRDEIRACLYGQDDRLLVIVGPCSVHDPNAALDYAHRLSKVMKETEGELLIVMRVYFEKPRTTVGWKGLINDPDIDGSHNIRKGLLLARKTLIGVLGEGLAAATEFLEPTSPQFISDAVSWGAIGARNTESQVHRQLASGMSMPIGFKNATDGSVKAAVNGCYASAQQHTFFGIDHMGRACAVETLGNPDCHVVLRGSIHGPNYDTASVRRAMDDVRAMMPAESAATHGLIIDCSHGNSGKDEHRQAEVVRDIARRIADGEEGITGIMMESFIESGNQPAAPLDQLVYGKSITDRCIGWDETERLLHELADAVSARRWR
- a CDS encoding ArsR/SmtB family transcription factor; amino-acid sequence: MAQASDTAQPQTPPRRDNPATVTDTNRLKALSHPTRLRILTVMSDTEPVTVGQIAEQLGESAGTVSYHLKQLEKAGFVTQTPSPDGDNRRSCWLAAQRRLEINADAAVDSAMATTMDQVSSTLRQEAWQRYRSASDNLPKQWTDPTVTSSSVLRLTSEEYARMSQELRELFNTWTSRDLAHEEGDGSQPVMLNIDAFRWLP